CCTATTTAGCGGCGCAGGGGCTCAATACTTTTACGGTTTCGGCTGCGATCGCAACCCAACTCTTTGAGGTTGAGGCTACCCAGGCAGCAGCAGCTGACTTTGAGCGGGCAGCCCGCGCGATGGGTGCTTAAGTGCTGGGTTGTTCAGCAGCAGAACTCAGTTCTGGGGTGGGCGACCCACGCCGGATAGCTCTCTCTAGCAGCAGGTTGAGCACCGTGCGAACGGCAATAATGACCGACAGGCGGGCGATATCGTCCCACTGGCTAGAAATCATGGTCTTGAGGATGGTAGCCCCCACCAAAAAGCTCAACCCCAGCGAAAAGGCATAGCCCATCGTTAGTCGGCTATGCTGAAACGCCTCCGAGGTCTTGCCCTGGATCACTCCCTCTTTGAGATAGATCACCATCGCCCGCACCACGCCAATCAAAATAACAACCAGGGCCAGCAGCTGACACGTACTGGTCAAGAAGCCATTCAAGACCACGACTGCAAGGGCCATATTCTGGCTGAGGGTTTCGATACTCATAGTGTTTTTGACTGAGGGCATGTAGGGTTGGCTGCGATAGTCAAAGACTAGCCCTTTGGGGCCAACGCAGCCCCCATAGCACCCTAACCTGCTTAAGCAAAGGCTGCCTAACTATTGCAGCTATTTCCACAACATACAGTCTTGCTGCCGTTTGGGAAACTGCTGGACGATGTTCATTAACCTGTCTCGCGGCACCCGTGGGCTCGCTTCTTGAGGTCGCTTGGGAGAGCGGGAATTGTAGTTATAGATCAGGGTATAGCGCTCAGAGTCTTGGGGAACCGTTCCGCGATGCAGCACTCTGCTAGTCATGCTAAATATCACCGTCCCTTTAGGGCCGGGGCAGGATCTAACGTGTTTCTGCAAACCTAGCTTTTCCATTACTTTGTCTGGAATTGTGCCAAAGTGCTCCAGCACGGTTACCCAAAACCTAGACTTTTGCCGAGGAATATACTCGTGGGCTCCTCCAGTTTTGCTCACGTCGCTCAAATAGATAATGATGCGAAGAATTCGGTGGTCGTAGGAATCAACATGCCATAGGCGAGAACCTGATTTTACGCCGTTGGCAAAGTCTCTGCGGATATGAATGTCGTTGAATGCTGCTGGAACACCCATACCAGCCTCGGCAATATTCAAAATGCGATCGTGAAGTCCCCAAGCAAACAATTCGGGTCGCTCTAGCACCAAGTCTTGGCTGGCATGAATGTCATATCCTGTCTGTCCGGGCTGATCTGCTATCTTGGGCAAAATACTTTCTGCGGCTTGCAGCATTGCAGCTGTATCAGGCATGCCTAAAGCCTCTAGAGAAGTAATAAATACGCCCTCCCGTCTCAGGCTTTTGACAATTTCTGCATCTATTGATGAGACGGAAGGCAAAGCGTTGGCATGCTTAAACTGATTAATCTTAAACCGAATTTCTGCTGGCAAAAGAGATACTAAATCAATTAGTTTAAGAGGCACTCTTAAAGCTTTCTGCAGAACCCTCACAACCGCTGGAGTACGTGAGTTAGGAACAGAAATCATGTCAATATCACCAAGAGATTTTTCGTAAAAACAGAAACCATCTAAGATGCATGGCACTGAATTAAGGTTGGAATGGCACTGCAAACCCGAGGGTTAATGAAGCTCATAGCCATTCCCCCAGTTTTATTTCACTGTCATCCACATGAAAGGGGGCTGAAACGTCCCTTTCAATCCAGTTACTATTGCCCGGTTGTTGCTAATTCTCCGTACCTAATCCAGATATGGCCTAATAGAGTGCACCCTCTTTCGTAAAGCCATGCCCAAAGGGCTTCCACCTTTGGTCTTAAGGACCAAAAGCTTATGGGTTTCTGCTAAGCGCAATGTTTGCACCTAGGTGACCCAGAATCGTAATTGCGAGCAAAGCGCCCAAGAGCATTCAAGAAAAGCAAAGCCATGCCCGGAGGGCTAAGCAATCCATACAAAGTACCTGCTACAGGGAGACTGCCGCGCTTTGCACTCTCCGAGAAGCAAGCTACACAGTGACAGCGATTGTTTAGCTGAGCTACTTACTTAGCTGCAATATTAAGAAACCGGGCCTAAGTCTGAACTCTGTAAATATTCGCAGCTCATAGACAGAGTTCATTAAGAAGTTTCATTCTTTCCTATCTCCACGCTTACTCCTTAAGGAAAAAGACTTGCTAGACTGCCGAATAAAGACTTTTAATCAAGTCTCTACTACTCCCCTCACCAGACGGACTCTTCAACAGCTTAACCTGCAGATCTGCAAATACTCGTAAACCTTGAAGTAGGGATTATCAAGACTGCATAAACTTTCTAACTGCTTTCTCAGCCCCAGAAAAACTGGATGAATCGGCGGCTAGGTTTACCCACTACAGACCTTGATTTGCCAAAGGTTTGCCAAGGGCAAAGAGCGTTGCTGGTTAATTTTGTGCGATCGCAACTGCCGGCCGATGCTGCACCCAGGGCCTAGCTTGTTCAATCTGAGCAGCTAGAGAAAACAGAGTAGTTTCGTCTGCTGGGCGACCTACTAGCTGCACGCCAATCGGCAAGCCATTCGGGCCGAATCCGGTGGGTATTGCTAACGCCGGTTGACCGCTGGCATTGAAGGGAGGGCAGGGAGCAATCCAGTTAATCACCTTCTCTAATATTTGGTTGGGCCGCAGTTTGCTCCACTCTCCAACTCGAATCGTCGGATGCATGTAGACAGGCAGCACCACCGCATCGTAGGGCTGACAGGTCGCCACAATCCGACGCGACACCTGCTGTAGTTTTGCAACGGCCCGCAGGTACTGCCCGCTGCGAACCCGGCAGGCGCGCCAGAAAAGCCAGCGGTTCATCTTTTCCATGACAATCCAGGGCACACCAACCTCGGCCAAAACACACTGCCAAACCACCACAAAGGGTTCAATTAGGTCGGCCAGATCGGGCATTTCAATTTCTTCGGCGTAGTGGCCCAGATCTTCCAAAAGCTGCACCGTGTCGTAGACCGTCTGCCGGCAAATGGGATCGGCCTCACCAATTGGCGGCAGCTTGGTGGCAAAGCCAATCCGCAGCGGTTTAGTAGGTGGGTAGGCAGCCGACAAGAAGCTAGGATCAGGGTCGGGTAGCCAGTAAGGGTCGCCCGTCACATAGCCGCTGAGCACATCTAGCAGGGCTGCTGTGTCGGCTACTGTGCGACCCAAAGGCCCATTGATCGCCAACCCATTGAGCCGTTCGCCCACTGGGCTAAAGCTGATGCGACCCCTAGCTGCCTTCATCCCCACCAGGCCACAACAAAAGGCCGGCCCTCGAATGGAGCCACCCCCGTCTGATCCTTGAGCGATCGCACACAGTCCTGCCGCCAGCGCCGCTGCCGACCCGCCGCTAGAGCCGCCGGGGGTGTAGTCGAGGTTCCACGGGTTGCGGGCTGGGGGAAAGCCAGGGGGTTCGGTGTAGGGCAATGACCCCATCTGAGAGGTGGCCGTTTTGCCCAAAATGATAAACCCAGCCTGCCGCAGCTTAGTCACGATGTAGTCGTCTTGTTCGGCAATGCGATCGCAAGCCGCCTTAAT
This DNA window, taken from Pseudanabaena sp. FACHB-2040, encodes the following:
- a CDS encoding 2OG-Fe(II) oxygenase — encoded protein: MPDTAAMLQAAESILPKIADQPGQTGYDIHASQDLVLERPELFAWGLHDRILNIAEAGMGVPAAFNDIHIRRDFANGVKSGSRLWHVDSYDHRILRIIIYLSDVSKTGGAHEYIPRQKSRFWVTVLEHFGTIPDKVMEKLGLQKHVRSCPGPKGTVIFSMTSRVLHRGTVPQDSERYTLIYNYNSRSPKRPQEASPRVPRDRLMNIVQQFPKRQQDCMLWK
- a CDS encoding DUF1622 domain-containing protein; the protein is MSIETLSQNMALAVVVLNGFLTSTCQLLALVVILIGVVRAMVIYLKEGVIQGKTSEAFQHSRLTMGYAFSLGLSFLVGATILKTMISSQWDDIARLSVIIAVRTVLNLLLERAIRRGSPTPELSSAAEQPST
- a CDS encoding amidase is translated as MNSVDLAFTPALEQARLIREKVISPLDLTELYLDRIERLNPKLGAYVTVMVEEALEEAQRQTEQLGREGSLPPFFGVPIAVKDLNSVAGVPCAYGIKAACDRIAEQDDYIVTKLRQAGFIILGKTATSQMGSLPYTEPPGFPPARNPWNLDYTPGGSSGGSAAALAAGLCAIAQGSDGGGSIRGPAFCCGLVGMKAARGRISFSPVGERLNGLAINGPLGRTVADTAALLDVLSGYVTGDPYWLPDPDPSFLSAAYPPTKPLRIGFATKLPPIGEADPICRQTVYDTVQLLEDLGHYAEEIEMPDLADLIEPFVVVWQCVLAEVGVPWIVMEKMNRWLFWRACRVRSGQYLRAVAKLQQVSRRIVATCQPYDAVVLPVYMHPTIRVGEWSKLRPNQILEKVINWIAPCPPFNASGQPALAIPTGFGPNGLPIGVQLVGRPADETTLFSLAAQIEQARPWVQHRPAVAIAQN